The window CAAACGACGTACCATCAGCTCCTAGTGCACCACAAACTCCAGCAAAATAACAATGATAAAAACACTTTTAGCGTCATTCTTGACGCTAACATTTGCTTTAGCAGACGCTCATATTTTAGTCTATCATCGCTTTGATGATCCAAGACATACAAGCACTGATATTTCTATTAAAAATTTAAGAGAGCAGTTTGAATATTTCAAAAATAATGGCTATGAAGTCGTTAAGCTCTCAAAGTTAGTTGATGCTGTAAATGCTGGCGAAAGAATACCTGATAACTGGGTTGTCATTACTGTAGATGATGGTTATAAAAGTTTCTATGACAAGGCCCTTAGTGTATTTAAAGAGTATAACTATCCATTTGCGCTAATGCTTTATGTGGAAGCTAGTGCAAATAAATATGGTGATTATTTAGATTTTGATCAGATTAAAGAACTTGAGGCTTATGGCGAGATTGGGTACCATTCGTACGCTCATCCAAGAATGACAAAGCTTAGCGATGAGGCATTAAGAGAGGATTTTCAAAAGGGTGTAGAGACTTTTGAAAAACATATGGGTTATAAGCCAAAATATTTCGCAGTGCCATACGGTGAGATCGATAACAGAGTTGTCTCTTTGGCAAAAGAATTTGGCTTTTTAGCCCTTTTAAATCAAAACTCAGGTGCTGTTTCAGACAAAAGTGATGTTTACGATCTTTATAGAACGCCCGTAATGAACGGTACAAAAATAGCACTAACTTTTAATAGTAAATTCCTAAATGCCCAGTGGATATTTCCAGATAGCTATCCACAAAATAATGCGATCGATAAGCTAATTATCAAAACCGATACAAATGCTAGCGAAGGTAATTTTTTCATGACTGGCTTTAATGGCTTTAAAAAGGTACCTATGACAAATGGTGTTTTTGAGTGTAAATTTAACCCACCTCTCGA is drawn from Campylobacter concisus and contains these coding sequences:
- a CDS encoding polysaccharide deacetylase, producing the protein MIKTLLASFLTLTFALADAHILVYHRFDDPRHTSTDISIKNLREQFEYFKNNGYEVVKLSKLVDAVNAGERIPDNWVVITVDDGYKSFYDKALSVFKEYNYPFALMLYVEASANKYGDYLDFDQIKELEAYGEIGYHSYAHPRMTKLSDEALREDFQKGVETFEKHMGYKPKYFAVPYGEIDNRVVSLAKEFGFLALLNQNSGAVSDKSDVYDLYRTPVMNGTKIALTFNSKFLNAQWIFPDSYPQNNAIDKLIIKTDTNASEGNFFMTGFNGFKKVPMTNGVFECKFNPPLDKSKVLISLKVDHQRSTKLLIKDINAK